From Parvularculales bacterium:
ATGTGAAGTCGCGGGCATGCTCATTTGGCATAGAGCCTTCTTTGTTTGAGAAAAATGATATTCACGTTCATGTACCGGAAGGGGCTACCCCCAAAGACGGCCCTTCGGCGGGGATTGCCATGGCGGTGGCCATAGCCTCTACAATGGCCCACATTCCTGTGCGGCGGGATATTGCCATGACGGGAGAAATTACCCTGCGTGGCCGGGTGTTACCTATCGGCGGATTAAAGGAAAAATTGCTGGCCGCTTTGCGGGGAGGCATCAACACGGTACTTATCCCTCAGGAGAATGCCAGAGATTTACCTGATATTCCGGAGAAGGTCAAAGAGGCCCTTGAGATTATTCCGGTTGCCACGATGGATGATGTTATTGGTCGTGCTTTAACGAAAAAAGTGACCTCGCTCTCATCAGATGAGGGTGAGGGAGAACTCTATAATACACCGCAGGAGGCAACCGGTACGCCTCTTCAGGAAGCGGGCGAGACAATTATCGCTCACTGATTCAGATCTTTAAATATTGCCCGGGTATATATTGTTCGGGTGATTTCTCCTGATTGGAGATTAATGGAGTCCGGAGACCATAATGGGGGTCTTTTTTTCCCTTTTGTTGCGTTTCGTGCTTTCAGAGAAGGCACTGCGCCAAATATCCCCACTTTTGGCGCATATTTATGAAAGAGACAGTTTATTGTGCTTCTGCTGGATATATGGAATAGAATAGGGTGGTTGAGTGATTCTCCTACAAAACTCTTGCTTTTGGGTTTGACGAGGTAGAATTGAGTAGATAGACTCCACTGAGTCTGGGACATTAGGTCCATTTCCATAACTTGAGGGAAGGCGAGACAGTGAATAAAAATGATTTAATCTCAGCACTGGCTGAAAAAAACAATATTTCCAAAACCGATTCAGCAAAGCTGGTTGACAGTATGCTGGAAACTATTACGGGTTGCCTGAAATCAGGTGGTGAAGTGAGGCTGGTTGGCTTTGGTACGTTTTCCGTGACAAACCGTGCTGCTTCTAAAGGGCGTAATCCGAGGACGGGAGAGGTGATTGACATCAAAGCCTCTAAACAAGCTAAGTTCCGTGCCGGTAAGGCTCTCAAGGACTCCCTTAATCCTTAACGGTTCTTCTCTTTAGTATTTTGTGTAGATTCTTAACCGGAATCCTTACTGGAATCTTTGGGGCAGGGCTTTTCGTGTCAGATGGGAGCGTGGCATGTAATAGCGGCCCCGTGTGACGGCTTGTTATGGCAACGGGCGGTTAGCTCAGCTGGGAGAGCATTCGGTTTACACCCGAAAGGTCGGCAGTTCGATCCTGTCACCGCCCACCATGGGTGTCCAGTCTATCGGCTATTCAGTCTATATTGAACTACAGACGGAAGGACGGCCTGTTAATCCTATTAAGGATCTATCCGCTGACCAAGACTATCATAGATCTCATTATGCAAGACTTAGTCAGGAGGGCTTTACTTGACAGAGCCACGGTTGGTTGCGTAAATCCACTGCCGTCAACACTGTGGGGGTGTAGCTCAGTCTGGTTAGAGCGCCGGCCTGTCACGCCGGAGGTCGCGGGTTCGAGTCCCGTCACTCCCGCCATGTCGGTATATATTTAAGCCAGACGTGTGCCATGCTTTATCGGTGCCTGCTTGATATATTCTAGGCTATGAAAAGATGTAGCGGGAGCGTATAGTGTGGTAGCGATTGAGTGAAAAAAACTGGCGGTTGAGATAATGGCTGAACTTGTAGCCACCTATTTTCCGATACTTGTCTTTATGGGTTTGGCGGCAGGAATTGGCCTCGCCTTGATGCTATCTGCCTTTTTTATAGCACCCAGTAAGCCGGACCCTGTAAAACTTATGGCTTATGAATGTGGCTTTGACCCTTTTGATAATGCGCGCATGAAATTTGATGTGCGGTTTTATCTCGTAGCGCTCTTGTTTATTATTTTTGACCTTGAGGTTGCGTTCTTGTTTCCCTGGGCTGTTTCTCTTGGACATATAGGTATAGCGGGCTTTTGGTCTATGATGGTGTTTCTTGGCATTTTGATAGTTGGTTTTGCTTACGAGTGGAAGAAGGGGGCGTTGGAATGGGATTAAATGAGGCAGGGCAGCCGGCAGGTGGGGTAGAGCTATCTGAAGATCGGATGACAACGGCGCTGTCTGATAATTTGGTGGATAATCTGGCAGACAGGGGCTTTTTTGTAACGGCCTCTGATGCGCTTATTAAC
This genomic window contains:
- a CDS encoding HU family DNA-binding protein; its protein translation is MREGETVNKNDLISALAEKNNISKTDSAKLVDSMLETITGCLKSGGEVRLVGFGTFSVTNRAASKGRNPRTGEVIDIKASKQAKFRAGKALKDSLNP
- a CDS encoding NADH-quinone oxidoreductase subunit A yields the protein MAELVATYFPILVFMGLAAGIGLALMLSAFFIAPSKPDPVKLMAYECGFDPFDNARMKFDVRFYLVALLFIIFDLEVAFLFPWAVSLGHIGIAGFWSMMVFLGILIVGFAYEWKKGALEWD